In one Streptomyces venezuelae genomic region, the following are encoded:
- a CDS encoding ABC transporter permease: MSTVTTPAPRTASAVTRTHVPAPTSALQNSLTMLRRNLRHARRYPAMTISLVSMPIAMLLLFNYVFGGTMSAGMGAEGSGDYIDYLVPGILLMAVGSGVLPTTVGVCTDMTEGIVARFRTMPINGSSILTGRAVGAVIQTMITIVFVTGVALLIGFRSGAEPVEWLAAAALLTLMSTALTWLAVALGQLVKAPEAASSVALPFSFLLPFLSSVFVPLDSMPGWLRHFAEWQPYTAFTETLRGLLTGTEIGKFGPLAVGWGIAIALLGFFWARSLFKRDAKR; the protein is encoded by the coding sequence ATGAGCACCGTCACCACCCCCGCCCCCAGGACCGCCTCGGCGGTCACGCGGACCCACGTCCCCGCCCCCACCTCCGCGCTGCAGAACTCCCTCACCATGCTGCGCCGCAACCTCCGGCACGCCCGCCGCTACCCGGCGATGACGATCAGCCTGGTCAGCATGCCCATCGCCATGCTGCTGCTGTTCAACTACGTCTTCGGCGGCACGATGTCCGCCGGCATGGGCGCCGAAGGCTCCGGTGACTACATCGACTACCTCGTCCCCGGCATCCTGCTCATGGCCGTCGGCTCCGGTGTCCTGCCCACCACGGTCGGCGTCTGCACCGACATGACCGAGGGCATCGTGGCCCGGTTCAGGACCATGCCGATCAACGGCTCGTCGATCCTCACGGGACGGGCCGTCGGCGCCGTCATCCAGACGATGATCACCATCGTCTTCGTCACCGGGGTCGCCCTCCTCATCGGCTTCCGCTCCGGCGCCGAGCCCGTCGAGTGGCTGGCGGCCGCCGCTCTGCTCACCCTCATGAGCACCGCCCTCACCTGGCTCGCCGTCGCACTCGGCCAGCTCGTCAAGGCACCGGAGGCAGCCAGCAGTGTCGCTCTGCCGTTCTCCTTCCTGCTGCCGTTCCTCAGCAGCGTGTTCGTGCCGCTCGACTCGATGCCGGGCTGGCTGCGCCACTTCGCCGAATGGCAGCCCTACACCGCCTTCACCGAGACCCTGCGCGGGCTGCTGACCGGTACCGAGATCGGCAAGTTCGGTCCGCTCGCGGTGGGTTGGGGCATCGCCATCGCCCTGCTCGGCTTCTTCTGGGCGCGCTCGCTGTTCAAGCGGGACGCGAAGCGATGA
- a CDS encoding polysaccharide lyase 8 family protein: protein MTPTRRTFLAATAFSAAAAATSTATTPSAAATSSAAISAADDEFAALRARWLEISLGTGYDPATEPYASRLKETGDLARTFRAAMAPAAKSLWPDAPFDPPAGITLSHSRLWTMTQAYVCEGTGSTGDAGLLTDILRGLDHVAATVYNASTTRYGNWWEWQIGSPRLLMDIVAALHDELGAARRDKAFAAVDHFVPDSALADYTGTSTGANRVDLCRSVALRGILGGNPAKVALARDALSPVFPYVTKGDGLYEDGSFVQHTWVAYSGTYGQVMLDGLGRLFALLAGSTWAVTDPKKQIILDSVERAYAPLIYDGLMMDSVNGRAVSRGYLKGDDRKIMRSDHFHGQGLIAAMAMLAGGASAAERERWHARIKGWIERDTVTPLLTARQLGVADLARLHAVADSGVRAAPEPVGHRLFPAMDRAVHRRPGFAVNLSMASDRIAYYECGNGEHPRGWHTGAGMVYWWGAGAHGDQYTDWFWPTVDPYRLPGTTVSAKRLPDRAGGEWGAARPAVKWVGGATDGEFAAVGQHLKGLGSTLDARKSWFCAADAVICLGAGITATDGTPVETVVDNRNLGESGTAALTVDDRPRPHWAHLDGHGGWLFPDGTSRLRTLREDRTGAWSDINTGSSTERRTRRWQTLWLDHGTDPADATYAYVLMPGASRRTLRARAADRRWLSVLANSAKAQAVAVDALGLTAANFWQAGEAGRLAVTAPASVLVRQRGRGATVHLSEPPRTGESLEFTWNRPVSRVVSKDPSVEVLATGRSLRLRITPGKACASHRCEVTLS from the coding sequence ATGACGCCCACCCGCCGAACCTTCCTCGCCGCAACCGCTTTCAGTGCCGCAGCGGCAGCCACCTCAACGGCGACGACACCGTCCGCCGCCGCGACCTCCAGCGCCGCGATCTCCGCCGCCGATGACGAGTTCGCCGCCCTCCGCGCCCGCTGGCTGGAGATCTCCCTAGGCACCGGCTACGACCCCGCCACCGAGCCGTACGCCTCCCGCCTGAAGGAGACCGGCGACCTGGCCCGCACCTTCCGCGCCGCCATGGCCCCGGCCGCCAAGTCCCTCTGGCCCGACGCCCCGTTCGACCCACCCGCAGGCATCACCCTCAGCCACAGCAGGCTCTGGACGATGACCCAGGCGTACGTCTGTGAAGGCACGGGATCCACCGGCGACGCCGGGCTCCTCACCGACATCCTGCGTGGCCTCGACCACGTCGCCGCCACCGTCTACAACGCCTCCACCACCCGCTACGGCAACTGGTGGGAGTGGCAGATAGGCAGCCCCCGGCTGCTCATGGACATCGTGGCCGCGCTCCACGACGAACTCGGCGCCGCCCGCAGGGACAAGGCCTTCGCCGCCGTCGACCACTTCGTTCCCGACTCCGCGCTCGCCGACTACACCGGCACCTCCACCGGCGCCAACCGCGTCGACCTGTGCCGCTCCGTCGCCCTGCGCGGCATCCTCGGCGGGAACCCGGCCAAGGTCGCCCTCGCCCGCGACGCGCTCTCACCGGTCTTCCCCTACGTCACCAAGGGCGACGGCCTCTACGAGGACGGCTCGTTCGTGCAGCACACCTGGGTCGCCTACTCGGGTACGTACGGGCAGGTCATGCTCGACGGTCTCGGCCGGCTCTTCGCGCTGCTCGCCGGGTCGACCTGGGCCGTCACCGACCCCAAGAAGCAGATCATCCTGGACAGCGTCGAGCGGGCGTACGCACCCTTGATCTACGACGGGCTCATGATGGACAGCGTCAACGGGCGTGCCGTCAGCCGGGGTTACCTGAAGGGCGACGACCGGAAGATCATGCGGAGCGACCACTTCCATGGGCAGGGTCTGATCGCCGCCATGGCGATGCTCGCGGGCGGCGCGAGCGCCGCCGAGCGGGAGCGGTGGCACGCGCGGATCAAGGGGTGGATCGAGCGGGACACCGTCACCCCGCTGCTCACCGCCCGGCAACTGGGCGTCGCCGACCTCGCGCGGCTGCACGCCGTGGCGGACTCCGGTGTGCGGGCGGCGCCCGAACCGGTCGGGCACCGGCTGTTCCCGGCCATGGACCGTGCCGTGCACCGGCGCCCCGGGTTCGCGGTGAACCTCTCGATGGCGTCGGACCGGATCGCGTACTACGAATGCGGCAACGGCGAGCATCCGCGCGGCTGGCACACGGGCGCAGGGATGGTCTATTGGTGGGGCGCCGGGGCGCACGGCGACCAGTACACCGACTGGTTCTGGCCGACCGTCGACCCGTACCGGCTGCCCGGCACGACCGTGTCCGCCAAGCGCCTCCCCGACAGGGCCGGGGGCGAGTGGGGCGCCGCCAGGCCCGCGGTGAAGTGGGTGGGTGGCGCGACCGACGGTGAGTTCGCCGCCGTCGGCCAGCACCTGAAGGGGCTCGGCTCCACGCTCGACGCCCGCAAGTCGTGGTTCTGCGCCGCGGACGCCGTGATCTGCCTGGGCGCCGGGATCACCGCCACCGACGGCACCCCCGTCGAGACGGTCGTCGACAACCGCAACCTGGGCGAGTCCGGCACCGCCGCCCTCACCGTCGACGACCGTCCGCGCCCGCACTGGGCCCACCTCGACGGGCACGGCGGATGGCTCTTCCCCGACGGCACGTCCCGGCTCAGGACGCTCCGCGAGGACCGCACCGGAGCCTGGTCCGACATCAACACCGGCAGCTCCACCGAGCGGCGGACCAGGCGCTGGCAGACGCTCTGGCTGGACCACGGAACCGACCCCGCGGACGCTACGTACGCCTATGTCCTCATGCCCGGCGCCTCCCGCCGCACCCTGCGGGCCCGCGCGGCCGACCGCCGCTGGTTGTCGGTCCTCGCCAACTCGGCGAAGGCGCAGGCCGTGGCCGTGGACGCACTCGGTCTGACGGCCGCCAACTTCTGGCAGGCGGGCGAGGCGGGGCGGCTTGCCGTGACCGCACCGGCCAGTGTGCTGGTACGGCAGCGGGGGAGAGGCGCTACGGTGCATCTGAGCGAGCCGCCGCGCACCGGAGAATCCCTTGAATTCACCTGGAACCGGCCCGTGTCCCGGGTGGTCTCCAAGGACCCGTCGGTCGAGGTGCTCGCCACGGGCCGCTCGCTGCGGCTGCGGATCACGCCGGGCAAGGCCTGCGCGAGTCACCGATGTGAGGTGACTCTCAGCTGA
- a CDS encoding GTP-binding protein, producing the protein MDFASSSGGATARSTTSAKIVVAGGFGVGKTTFVGAVSEINPLRTEAVMTSASAGIDDLTHTGDKTTTTVAMDFGRITLDQDLILYLFGTPGQDRFWFMWDDLVRGAIGAVVLVDTRRLADCFPAVDYFENSGLPFVIALNGFDGHQPYTPDEVREALQIGPDTPIITTDARHRADAKSALITLVEHALMARLR; encoded by the coding sequence GTGGACTTCGCAAGCTCTAGCGGCGGAGCAACAGCCCGCTCCACCACCAGCGCGAAAATCGTGGTGGCGGGCGGCTTCGGCGTGGGCAAGACCACGTTCGTCGGGGCGGTCTCTGAGATCAACCCGCTGCGCACCGAGGCCGTCATGACGTCCGCGTCCGCGGGCATCGACGACCTGACCCACACCGGAGACAAGACCACCACGACGGTGGCCATGGACTTCGGCCGCATCACCCTGGACCAGGACCTGATCCTGTACCTCTTCGGCACGCCCGGACAGGACCGCTTCTGGTTCATGTGGGACGACCTCGTCCGTGGCGCGATCGGAGCGGTCGTCCTGGTCGACACCCGCCGCCTCGCCGACTGCTTCCCCGCGGTCGACTACTTCGAGAACTCCGGGCTCCCCTTCGTCATCGCCCTCAACGGCTTCGACGGCCACCAGCCCTACACCCCCGACGAAGTCCGCGAAGCACTCCAGATCGGACCGGACACCCCGATCATCACGACCGACGCGCGACACCGCGCGGACGCGAAGAGCGCGCTGATCACGCTGGTCGAGCACGCGCTGATGGCGCGGCTCCGATAG
- a CDS encoding tautomerase family protein — MPHIRATVTGPDLPADVARGLAEGLTGLAVTALGKSAGRTIVHLDPVPADRYYVAGKPLADGARDVHLEVSITAGTNSAAEKAAFVSGAAAFLSELLGPLARGGVALHELHPESYGYQGVTQFEHYRQN; from the coding sequence ATGCCCCACATCAGAGCCACCGTCACCGGCCCCGACCTGCCCGCCGACGTCGCCCGCGGCCTCGCGGAAGGGCTGACGGGACTCGCCGTCACCGCGCTCGGCAAGTCCGCCGGACGCACCATCGTCCACCTCGACCCCGTCCCCGCCGACCGCTACTACGTGGCCGGAAAACCCCTGGCCGACGGCGCCCGCGACGTGCATCTGGAGGTCAGCATCACCGCGGGCACCAACAGCGCGGCGGAGAAGGCGGCCTTCGTCTCCGGAGCCGCCGCGTTCCTGTCGGAACTCCTCGGCCCGCTCGCCCGCGGCGGCGTCGCCCTCCACGAGCTCCACCCCGAGAGCTACGGCTACCAAGGGGTCACCCAGTTCGAGCACTACCGCCAGAACTGA
- a CDS encoding YceI family protein, whose amino-acid sequence MGLFGRKNDTDTVTTPAAAAPAAVSPDLAALTGEYTIDPSHTTIGFVARHAMVTNVKGSFLDFTGSLHLDGSEPSRSTASLDIKMESIDTGNADRDGHLKSADFFKTDEFPEMTFRSTKTEALGGDDYRVTGDLTILGTTKPVTIDLEFNGSAKDPFGNERVGFEGKAEILRSEWGLTWNAALETGGMLVSDKIKLSFDISAIKAGS is encoded by the coding sequence ATGGGTCTCTTCGGCCGCAAGAACGACACCGACACCGTCACCACCCCCGCTGCCGCCGCCCCCGCCGCGGTCAGCCCCGATCTCGCCGCGCTGACCGGCGAGTACACGATCGACCCGTCGCACACGACGATCGGTTTCGTCGCCCGCCACGCCATGGTCACGAACGTCAAGGGCTCCTTCCTCGACTTCACGGGCTCCCTGCACCTGGACGGCTCGGAACCGTCCCGTTCGACGGCCTCCCTCGACATCAAGATGGAGAGCATCGACACGGGCAACGCCGACCGCGACGGCCACCTGAAGAGCGCGGACTTCTTCAAGACCGACGAGTTCCCCGAGATGACCTTCCGTTCCACCAAGACGGAGGCGCTGGGCGGCGACGACTACCGCGTCACCGGTGACCTGACGATCCTGGGCACCACGAAGCCGGTCACGATCGACCTGGAGTTCAACGGTTCGGCCAAGGACCCGTTCGGCAACGAACGCGTCGGCTTCGAGGGCAAGGCGGAGATCCTGCGTTCGGAGTGGGGCCTCACCTGGAACGCCGCGCTGGAGACCGGCGGCATGCTCGTCTCCGACAAGATC
- a CDS encoding acyl-CoA carboxylase subunit epsilon produces MTTPDIRVEKGHAEPEEVAAITAILLARAAAQPAAPARRGRDKAGWRRLERTPGFRAPHSWQG; encoded by the coding sequence ATGACTACCCCCGACATTCGCGTCGAGAAGGGCCACGCCGAGCCCGAGGAGGTCGCGGCCATCACCGCGATCCTGCTGGCCCGCGCCGCCGCCCAGCCCGCCGCTCCCGCCCGCCGCGGCCGCGACAAGGCCGGCTGGCGCCGCCTGGAGCGCACCCCGGGCTTCCGCGCCCCGCACAGCTGGCAGGGCTGA
- a CDS encoding roadblock/LC7 domain-containing protein, with the protein MSQAAQNLNWLITNFVDNTPGVSHTVVVSADGLLLAMSEGFPRDRADQLAAVASGLTSLTAGASRIFEGGSVTQTVVEMERGFLFIMSISDGSSLAVLAHPDADIGLVGYEMALLVDRAGTVLTPDLRAELQGSLLN; encoded by the coding sequence ATGAGCCAGGCGGCGCAGAACCTCAACTGGTTGATCACCAACTTCGTGGACAACACCCCCGGGGTGTCCCACACGGTGGTGGTCTCCGCCGACGGACTCCTCCTCGCGATGTCCGAGGGCTTCCCCCGCGACCGCGCGGACCAGCTCGCGGCCGTCGCCTCGGGTCTGACCTCGCTGACCGCGGGGGCGTCCCGGATCTTCGAGGGCGGCTCCGTGACCCAGACCGTTGTGGAGATGGAGCGAGGATTTCTCTTCATCATGTCCATCTCCGACGGCTCCTCGCTCGCCGTTCTCGCCCACCCGGATGCGGACATCGGTCTCGTTGGGTACGAAATGGCACTTCTTGTCGATCGTGCGGGCACGGTACTCACTCCGGACCTCCGCGCGGAGCTCCAGGGGAGCCTTCTCAACTAA
- a CDS encoding DUF4097 family beta strand repeat-containing protein, with the protein MPSFDSPKPISATVTLRVGTLRITAGDREDTVVDVRPSSATQEADVKAAERTRVEFANGKLLVKGPKDRPMFGKGPSVDVDIVLPTGSGVHATTVMAHVSAQGGLGDCEVKVSAGDIQLERTASAKLTTGYGDVSLGRADGQVDVSTSSGEVRVGEVRGTVDIKNSNGITVLGDVEGNIKVKASNGSVTVDRAAADVSVKTANGAVRLGEVARGETVVEAAAGKIEIGIREGTAAWLDVRTKAGTVSQALEESGPSAPDEPADTVKVHARTGIGDIKIHRA; encoded by the coding sequence ATGCCTTCTTTCGACAGCCCGAAGCCCATCAGCGCCACCGTCACCCTCCGGGTCGGGACGCTCCGGATCACCGCAGGGGACCGTGAGGACACGGTCGTCGACGTACGGCCCAGCAGCGCGACGCAGGAAGCGGACGTCAAGGCGGCCGAGCGCACCCGCGTCGAGTTCGCCAACGGCAAGCTGCTGGTCAAGGGTCCCAAGGACCGCCCCATGTTCGGCAAGGGCCCGTCCGTCGACGTGGACATCGTGCTGCCGACGGGTTCCGGGGTGCACGCCACGACCGTCATGGCGCACGTCTCCGCCCAGGGCGGGCTCGGCGACTGCGAGGTCAAGGTCTCGGCGGGCGACATCCAGCTGGAGCGGACCGCGTCCGCGAAGCTGACCACGGGGTACGGCGACGTCTCCCTGGGCCGCGCGGACGGGCAGGTCGACGTCTCCACCTCCTCGGGTGAGGTCCGCGTCGGTGAGGTCAGGGGGACGGTCGACATCAAGAACTCCAACGGCATCACGGTGTTGGGCGACGTCGAGGGCAACATCAAGGTGAAGGCGTCCAACGGCTCCGTCACCGTCGACCGCGCGGCCGCCGACGTCAGCGTCAAGACGGCCAACGGGGCGGTGCGGTTGGGCGAGGTGGCCCGCGGCGAGACCGTCGTCGAGGCGGCCGCGGGCAAGATCGAGATCGGTATCCGCGAGGGCACGGCGGCGTGGCTCGACGTACGGACCAAGGCGGGAACGGTCAGCCAGGCGCTGGAGGAGTCGGGACCGTCGGCGCCCGACGAGCCGGCCGACACGGTAAAGGTCCACGCCCGCACGGGAATCGGCGACATCAAGATCCACCGAGCGTGA
- a CDS encoding acyl-CoA carboxylase subunit beta, giving the protein MTVLDETASSGGEPTDSRGRVAELHEIRAEALRGPSEKATEAQHAKGKLTARERIELLLDPDSFNEVEQLRRHRATGFGLEAKKPYTDGVITGWGTVEGRTVFVYAHDFRIFGGALGEAHATKIHKIMDMAIAAGAPLVSLNDGAGARIQEGVSALAGYGGIFQRNTKASGVIPQISVMLGPCAGGAAYSPALTDFVFMVRETSQMFITGPDVVRAVTGEEITQNGLGGADVHAETSGVCHFAYDDEETCLAEVRYLISMLPSNNRENPPVHESEDPVERRSDVLLDLVPADGNRPYDMAKVIEELVDDGDYLEVHERWARNIICALARLDGQVVGIVANQPQALAGVLDIEASEKAARFVQMCDAFNIPILTLLDVPGFLPGVDQEHGGIIRHGAKLLYAYCNATVPRISLILRKAYGGAYIVMDSQSIGADLTYAWPTNEIAVMGAEGAANVIFRRQIAAAEDPEAMRARMVKEYKAELMHPYYAAERGLVDDVIDPAETREVLIKSLAMLRNKHADLPSRKHGNPPQ; this is encoded by the coding sequence ATGACCGTTTTGGACGAGACCGCTTCCTCTGGGGGCGAGCCCACCGACTCGCGCGGCCGCGTGGCCGAGCTGCACGAGATCCGTGCGGAGGCACTGCGCGGGCCCAGCGAGAAGGCGACCGAGGCCCAGCACGCCAAGGGCAAGCTGACCGCCCGCGAGCGGATCGAGCTGCTCCTCGACCCGGACTCGTTCAACGAGGTCGAGCAGCTGCGCCGGCACCGGGCCACGGGCTTCGGTCTGGAGGCCAAGAAGCCGTACACGGACGGTGTCATCACCGGCTGGGGCACGGTGGAGGGCCGCACGGTCTTCGTCTACGCCCACGACTTCCGCATCTTCGGCGGCGCGCTCGGCGAGGCGCACGCCACGAAGATCCACAAGATCATGGACATGGCCATCGCGGCCGGTGCCCCGCTGGTCTCGCTGAACGACGGCGCGGGCGCCCGTATCCAGGAGGGCGTCTCGGCGCTCGCCGGCTACGGCGGCATCTTCCAGCGCAACACCAAGGCCTCCGGCGTCATCCCGCAGATCAGCGTGATGCTCGGCCCGTGCGCCGGTGGCGCGGCGTACTCGCCCGCCCTCACCGACTTCGTCTTCATGGTCCGTGAGACCTCGCAGATGTTCATCACCGGGCCGGACGTCGTCCGCGCGGTGACCGGCGAGGAGATCACGCAGAACGGCCTCGGCGGCGCGGACGTGCACGCCGAGACCTCCGGCGTCTGCCACTTCGCGTACGACGACGAAGAGACCTGCCTGGCCGAGGTCCGCTACCTGATCTCGATGCTCCCCTCCAACAACCGGGAGAACCCGCCGGTCCACGAGTCGGAGGACCCGGTCGAGCGCCGCTCGGACGTCCTCCTCGACCTGGTCCCCGCGGACGGCAACCGGCCGTACGACATGGCGAAGGTCATCGAGGAGCTCGTCGACGACGGCGACTACCTGGAGGTCCACGAGCGCTGGGCGCGCAACATCATCTGTGCCCTGGCCCGCCTCGACGGCCAGGTCGTCGGCATCGTCGCCAACCAGCCGCAGGCCCTGGCCGGTGTCCTCGACATCGAGGCCTCGGAGAAGGCCGCGCGCTTCGTGCAGATGTGCGACGCCTTCAACATCCCGATCCTCACCCTGCTCGACGTCCCCGGCTTCCTGCCCGGCGTCGACCAGGAGCACGGCGGCATCATCCGCCACGGCGCCAAGCTCCTGTACGCGTACTGCAACGCCACCGTCCCGCGGATCTCGCTGATCCTGCGCAAGGCGTACGGCGGCGCGTACATCGTCATGGACAGCCAGTCGATCGGCGCCGACCTCACCTACGCCTGGCCGACCAACGAGATCGCGGTCATGGGCGCCGAGGGCGCCGCGAACGTGATCTTCCGGCGTCAGATCGCGGCCGCCGAGGACCCCGAGGCGATGCGCGCGCGCATGGTCAAGGAGTACAAGGCCGAGCTGATGCACCCCTACTACGCCGCGGAGCGCGGTCTGGTCGACGACGTCATCGACCCGGCCGAGACCCGCGAGGTCCTCATCAAGTCCCTCGCCATGCTCCGGAACAAGCACGCCGACCTGCCCTCGCGCAAGCACGGCAACCCCCCGCAGTAG
- a CDS encoding LysR family transcriptional regulator — MTVNFPQLRAFVAVVDAGGFGAAADELGLSQSAVSHAVASLERELSGPLLVRAGQVRTTALGERVLPYARSALSAVRGVEEVAADAAGTLTGTVRLAATPTVCQGLLPDLTAHWRESCPRVTVRVFEGDSAEIAGWLENGTADAAVLVDPPPGPGVRLAVDGYRALLPRDHPLAAEPVVDVRDLEDDDFLISPGGCEERVRALHDLAGLRFAPAQRVRDLATLISMVQAGIGVTVLSEVSRPLLPPDLVLVPVVPRAARRLVLSGPRGRAWHPAVRALAESAVGLLAEGAPAGR, encoded by the coding sequence ATGACCGTGAACTTCCCGCAGCTCAGGGCCTTCGTCGCCGTGGTCGACGCGGGCGGCTTCGGCGCGGCCGCCGACGAGCTGGGTCTGAGCCAGTCGGCGGTCTCGCACGCGGTGGCGTCCCTGGAGCGGGAGTTGTCCGGGCCGCTGCTCGTCCGCGCCGGTCAGGTCCGCACGACGGCGCTCGGGGAGCGTGTCCTGCCGTACGCCCGTAGTGCGCTGTCGGCCGTGCGGGGCGTCGAGGAGGTGGCGGCGGACGCGGCGGGCACCCTGACCGGCACGGTGCGGCTCGCCGCGACGCCCACGGTCTGCCAGGGCCTGCTGCCGGACCTGACGGCACACTGGCGGGAGAGCTGTCCGCGCGTCACGGTACGGGTCTTCGAGGGGGACAGCGCCGAGATCGCGGGGTGGCTGGAGAACGGCACGGCGGACGCCGCCGTCCTGGTCGACCCGCCGCCGGGCCCCGGCGTCCGGCTCGCCGTCGACGGCTACCGCGCCCTGCTCCCCCGCGACCACCCGCTCGCGGCCGAGCCGGTCGTCGACGTGCGCGACCTGGAGGACGACGACTTCCTCATCTCGCCGGGCGGCTGCGAGGAGCGCGTGCGGGCGCTCCACGACCTGGCGGGGTTGCGGTTCGCCCCGGCGCAGCGGGTCCGCGACCTGGCGACCCTCATCAGCATGGTGCAGGCGGGCATCGGGGTGACGGTCCTGTCGGAGGTGTCACGGCCGCTGCTCCCGCCGGACCTGGTGCTGGTTCCGGTGGTGCCGCGGGCTGCGCGGCGGCTGGTTCTGAGCGGGCCTCGGGGGCGGGCCTGGCACCCCGCCGTGCGTGCGTTGGCGGAGTCCGCCGTTGGGCTCCTGGCGGAGGGCGCCCCTGCGGGGCGGTGA
- a CDS encoding DUF742 domain-containing protein, whose amino-acid sequence MATPPDGSSSANWSPGHGQGGQHDGGPNRYNFPSAPSHRRQPYAQPQQPGPRPYDQGTPARAPRIQPVQPQRRAPEPAPAGSANNPLVRPYAMTGGRTRPRYQLAIEALVHTTAQPHQLQGQLPEHQRICNLCREIKSVAEISALLSIPLGVARILVADLAEAGLVAIHQPGGDETAGGQPDVTLLERVLSGLRKL is encoded by the coding sequence GTGGCAACACCCCCAGACGGTTCGTCATCGGCGAACTGGTCCCCTGGCCACGGCCAGGGCGGCCAGCACGACGGCGGCCCGAACAGGTACAACTTCCCCTCCGCTCCGAGCCACCGCCGCCAGCCGTACGCGCAGCCCCAGCAGCCCGGGCCGCGTCCGTACGACCAGGGCACCCCGGCGCGTGCGCCCCGTATCCAGCCCGTACAACCCCAGCGGCGCGCCCCCGAACCGGCGCCCGCGGGGTCGGCGAACAACCCCCTGGTGCGCCCGTACGCCATGACGGGCGGCCGCACCAGGCCCCGTTACCAGCTCGCCATCGAGGCACTGGTGCACACCACGGCACAACCGCATCAGTTGCAGGGCCAGTTGCCCGAGCATCAGCGCATCTGCAACCTGTGCCGGGAGATCAAGTCGGTCGCCGAGATCTCGGCGCTGCTCTCCATCCCCCTCGGCGTCGCCCGGATCCTCGTAGCCGACCTGGCGGAGGCCGGGCTCGTCGCCATCCATCAGCCCGGCGGCGACGAGACCGCCGGCGGCCAGCCAGACGTGACACTGCTCGAAAGGGTGCTCAGTGGACTTCGCAAGCTCTAG
- a CDS encoding ATP-binding cassette domain-containing protein translates to MPTPRDTHHPHHPRHNHTGTDTHTSRPSAITATNLHKAYGQKTVLDGIDLDIPQGTIFSLLGPNGAGKTTAVQILSTLISADSGEARVAGHDLAREPDAVRAAIGVTGQFSAVDNLLTGEENLTLMADLYGFGRRQGRHLAAELVERFDLVEAARRPAATYSGGMRRRLDIAMTLVGSPRVIFLDEPTTGLDPRSRHGMWEIVRQLVADGVTIFLTTQYLEEADQLADRIAVLSGGKLVAEGTPGELKRLVPGGHVQLRFADPGGLDDAVRLLGLGSRGEDDLTLHIPSDGSLKSVKAVLDRVDATGIEVEGLTIDTPDLDDVFFAVTGRPDHEKATTR, encoded by the coding sequence ATGCCAACGCCCCGCGACACCCATCACCCCCATCACCCCCGTCACAACCACACCGGCACCGACACCCACACCTCCCGCCCCTCCGCCATCACCGCCACCAACCTCCACAAGGCCTACGGCCAGAAAACCGTGCTGGACGGCATCGACCTCGACATTCCGCAAGGCACGATCTTCTCCCTGCTCGGGCCCAACGGTGCGGGCAAGACGACCGCCGTGCAGATCCTCTCCACGCTCATCTCCGCCGACTCCGGCGAAGCCCGCGTCGCAGGGCACGACCTGGCGCGGGAACCCGACGCCGTGCGTGCCGCGATCGGTGTCACCGGACAGTTCTCCGCCGTCGACAACCTCCTCACCGGCGAGGAGAACCTGACGCTCATGGCGGACCTGTACGGCTTCGGCCGGCGGCAGGGACGGCACCTGGCCGCCGAACTCGTCGAGCGGTTCGACCTCGTCGAGGCCGCGCGGCGGCCCGCCGCGACGTACTCCGGCGGCATGCGGCGCCGGCTCGACATCGCGATGACCCTCGTCGGCAGCCCACGCGTGATCTTCCTGGACGAGCCGACCACCGGTCTCGACCCGCGCAGCCGCCACGGCATGTGGGAGATCGTCCGTCAGCTCGTGGCCGACGGCGTGACCATCTTCCTCACCACGCAGTACCTGGAGGAGGCCGACCAACTCGCCGACCGCATCGCCGTGTTGAGCGGCGGCAAGCTCGTCGCCGAGGGCACCCCCGGCGAGCTGAAGCGCCTCGTCCCCGGCGGGCACGTCCAGCTCCGCTTCGCCGATCCCGGCGGTCTCGACGACGCCGTGCGGCTGCTCGGTCTCGGCAGCCGGGGCGAGGACGACCTGACCCTGCACATTCCCAGCGACGGCAGCCTGAAGTCCGTCAAGGCGGTGCTCGACCGCGTCGACGCCACCGGCATCGAGGTCGAGGGGCTCACGATCGACACCCCCGACCTGGACGACGTCTTCTTCGCCGTGACCGGCCGCCCCGACCACGAGAAAGCGACGACCCGATGA